A window of Saccharomyces eubayanus strain FM1318 chromosome XII, whole genome shotgun sequence contains these coding sequences:
- the STU2 gene encoding Stu2p yields MSGEDEVDYTTLPLEDRLTYKLWKARLEAYKELNQLFTNSFDEGRTDDSIRMYWRDPTLFAQYITDSNVVAQEQAIVSLDSLIDAFAPLSLKNAHNAILISTWTPLLVEKGLTSSRATTKTKSMKCILSLCGLDTSITQSVDLVMPFFEKKLPKLIAAAVNCIYELMAAFGFTNVNVQTFLPELLKYIPQLASHGDRNVRSQTMNLIVEIYKSTGKNRDLLDDMLLKKLKPIQVKDLDKLFAKIGDEPSSSKKLFEWEKRDLEKQRIQEEEARKRKSTTPNDSGEYQVDNDGDTMMGIEADSLPPKQQDVVQIDTFSMLPEETILDKLPKEFQERITSAKWKDRVEVLEEFWDNVLSQTRKLKSSSQNYSNLLGIYGHIIQKDANIQAVALAAQSVELICDKLKTPGFSKDYVSLVFTPLLDRTKEKKPSVIEAIRKTLLTICKYYDPLAPNGRNEDMFKEILEHMKHKTPQIRVECTQLFNLSMKSERDGYSTLQRYLKDEVLPIVVHIVNDTQPAIRTVGFECFAIIIKIFGTNTFMKTLESLDNLKRKKIEDTVKTLPSFNTGSGGSSNTSEAKKQARPVENKFLLKKSSVLPSKRVASSPLRYDNKAKSNPTGSIASVTKPTMVAGSNKSRVLLTSKSLTTPKNLAANNVDKSEKLIEEYKYRLQKLQNDEMIWTKERQSLLEKMNNTENYKIEMIKENEMLREQLKEAQSKLNEKNIQLRSKEIDVNKLSDRVMSLENELKRMEIELDRNKKRNDTNLHSAGTVSSYSIPSSTVSSNYGVKSLSSSMPLKDEEDVRKEDVNSERRSSESIGDLPHRVNSLNIRPYRNNSSGIGGLSEDLDIDFNDSFASEESYKRAAAVTSTLKARIEKMKAKSRRDGMTRT; encoded by the coding sequence ATGTCAGGGGAAGACGAAGTCGATTATACCACGCTACCTCTGGAGGATCGGTTGACGTACAAATTATGGAAGGCACGTTTGGAAGCTTATAAAGAATTGAATCAGCTCTTCACAAACTCTTTTGATGAAGGCAGGACGGACGATAGCATTCGTATGTACTGGAGGGATCCTACGTTATTTGCGCAGTATATAACCGACTCTAATGTGGTCGCTCAAGAACAGGCAATTGTCTCCCTGGATTCTTTGATAGATGCCTTTGCACCACTCTCTTTAAAAAACGCACATAATGCTATTTTGATATCCACATGGACGCCATTGCTTGTAGAGAAAGGTTTGACATCCTCGAGGGCcacgacgaagacgaaatCCATGAAGTGTATCCTCTCACTTTGTGGTCTTGATACGTCTATTACACAATCTGTAGATTTGGTGATGCCCTTCTTCGAGAAAAAACTACCCAAATTGATTGCCGCCGCAGTTAACTGCATTTATGAACTGATGGCTGCATTTGGCTTTACCAATGTGAACGTTCAAACGTTTTTGCCAGAGCTATTAAAATACATACCTCAATTAGCCAGTCATGGTGATAGGAATGTTAGATCACAAACGATGAACTTGATTGTAGAGATCTATAAAAGTACAGGCAAGAACAGAGATCTATTAGATGATATGCTTCTTAAAAAACTCAAGCCGATTCAAGTTAAAGACCTCGATAAACTTTTCGCCAAAATTGGGGACGAaccatcttcttcaaagaaattatttgaatgggaaaaaagagatttgGAGAAACAAAGGATTCAAGAGGAAGAGGCCAGAAAGAGGAAGTCTACGACACCGAATGATAGTGGAGAGTATCAAGTAGATAACGATGGCGACACTATGATGGGTATAGAAGCTGACTCGTTACCTCCAAAACAGCAAGATGTCGTTCAAATAGATACGTTTAGTATGTTACCGGAAGAGACGATTCTCGATAAGTTGCCTAAAGAATTTCAAGAGAGGATAACGTCAGCCAAATGGAAAGATAGAGTTGAAGTGTTGGAAGAATTCTGGGACAACGTTCTATCACAGACTAGAAAGTTGAAAAGCTCTTCACAGAACTATTCCAACCTATTGGGAATATATGGACACATTATCCAAAAAGATGCCAACATTCAAGCTGTTGCACTAGCAGCGCAATCAGTTGAATTGATTTGTGACAAGTTGAAAACTCCCGGGTTTTCAAAGGATTATGTTTCATTAGTCTTCACACCTTTGTTAGACAGGACGAAGGAGAAAAAACCTTCCGTAATAGAGGCTATACGGAAAACGTTGTTGACTATCTGTAAGTACTATGACCCATTGGCCCCCAACGGACGCAACGAGGACATGTTCAAAGAGATTTTAGAGCATATGAAACACAAGACACCCCAAATTAGAGTGGAGTGTACACAATTGTTCAATTTAAGCATGAAGAGTGAAAGAGATGGATACTCAACTTTGCAAAGATACTTAAAGGATGAAGTGTTACCCATCGTGGTTCACATAGTCAATGATACACAACCAGCGATAAGAACTGTTGGATTTGAGTGTTTTGCCAtaataatcaaaatatttggTACAAATACGTTTATGAAGACGTTAGAGAGCTTGGATAActtgaagaggaaaaagatCGAGGATACCGTCAAGACTTTACCTAGTTTCAATACTGGAAGTGGCGGTAGTAGCAACACTTCTGAAGCGAAGAAACAGGCAAGACCCGTGGAGAAcaaatttttattgaaaaaaagttctGTTCTTCCTTCAAAGAGAGTGGCATCCTCGCCGCTAAGATATGATAACAAAGCTAAATCAAACCCTACCGGATCGATAGCCTCGGTGACAAAACCAACGATGGTAGCCGGCAGTAATAAATCAAGAGTACTATTGACGTCTAAATCTTTAACGACGCCCAAGAATTTAGCGGCTAACAACGTTGATAAAAGTGAAAAGTTGATCGAAGAATACAAATACAGGTTgcaaaaattacaaaacgATGAAATGATATGGACCAAAGAAAGACAAAGCCTGTTAGAAAAGATGAATAACACGGAAAATTATAAGATCGAAATGATCAAAGAGAATGAAATGTTAAGAGAACAACTGAAGGAAGCGCAATCCAAACTGAACGAAAAGAACATCCAATTGAGATCTAAGGAGATTGATGTCAATAAACTATCTGATAGGGTAATGTCGTTAGAAAATGAACTCAAGAGAATGGAGATTGAACTGgatagaaataaaaaaagaaacgataCAAACTTGCACTCGGCGGGTACAGTTTCATCGTACTCCATACCTTCTTCTACGGTATCAAGCAACTACGGGGTAAAGTCATTATCTTCCTCAATGCCGTTGAAAGATGAGGAAGATgtaagaaaagaagacgTTAACAGCGAAAGACGATCGAGCGAATCCATCGGGGATTTACCACACCGTGTAAACTCTCTAAACATACGGCCATACAGAAACAACAGCTCTGGGATAGGAGGCCTCTCCGAAGATTTGGACATTGACTTTAACGATAGTTTTGCCTCTGAAGAAAGCTATAAACGTGCTGCGGCAGTAACGTCTACACTAAAGGCCaggattgaaaaaatgaaggCCAAATCAAGAAGGGACGGCATGACTAGGACATAG
- the FCF2 gene encoding Fcf2p, with protein MDQSVEELFGALRDASVSLKARSSSKEEGSFEQDDVLQIDKNDDGVDTESKFQEIEANLKKLPKLENGFDALAKKKTKKGKLPSIEIEEGNTKKSKKDDSDWFALPKPDDNMRREVQRDLLLIKHRAALDPKRHYKKQRWEVPERFAIGTIVEDKTEFYSSRMNKKERKSTILETLMGDDTSNKYFKRKYTEIQEKATSGRKAHFKKMKEMRKKRK; from the coding sequence ATGGATCAGAGTGTGGAAGAGCTATTTGGAGCATTGCGAGATGCTAGTGTGAGCCTGAAAGCAAGAAGCTCATCGAAAGAGGAAGGTTCATTCGAACAAGACGATGTTTTGCAGATAGACAAGAACGACGATGGAGTAGACACCGAAAGCAAGTTCCAAGAGATCGAAGCCAATTTAAAGAAACTCCCCAAGTTGGAAAACGGATTCGATGCCCTagccaagaaaaagacgaagaaggGCAAGTTGCCCAGTATCGAGATAGAGGAAGGAAACACTAAGAAGAGTAAGAAGGATGACAGCGACTGGTTCGCCTTACCCAAGCCGGATGACAACATGCGCCGTGAAGTCCAGCGAGATTTGCTACTGATTAAGCATAGAGCCGCCCTGGACCCAAAGAGACACTACAAGAAGCAGCGTTGGGAGGTCCCAGAAAGGTTTGCCATTGGTACTATAGTCGAAGACAAGACCGAGTTTTATAGTAGTCGTATGAacaagaaggaaagaaagtCCACCATCCTAGAAACGCTCATGGGTGATGATACCTCCAACAAGTACTTCAAGCGTAAGTATACCGAAATTCAGGAGAAGGCCACTAGTGGCAGAAAGGCacatttcaagaaaatgaaggaaATGAGGAAGAAACGCAAATGA
- the IES3 gene encoding Ies3p: MQFEELLDTDKQVQYAHAATLHYKNTKTPDFLEKDTHHKKFHTVESLNQQSSSTPSTATDATSASTFSGHTNSSTFKRHIVAVDDISKMNYEMIKNSPGNVITNANQDEIDISTLKTRLYKDNLYTMNDQFLQAVNDQIVTLNAAEQEQEQETEEVDLPDDEKIDILSKIQENLLDEYQTLSQKERKWFVLKELLLDANVELDLFSNRGRKANHPIAFGAVAIPTNVNANSLAFNRTKRRKINKNGLLENIL; the protein is encoded by the coding sequence ATGCAGTTCGAAGAGCTTCTCGACACAGACAAACAAGTACAATACGCTCATGCAGCCACCCTACACTACAAGAACACCAAAACCCCagatttcttggaaaaggaCACACATCACAAGAAGTTTCACACTGTAGAAAGCTTGAACCAACAAAGTTCATCGACCCCGTCTACAGCCACTGATGCGACTTCCGCCTCTACCTTTTCTGGTCACACCAATAGCTCGACTTTCAAAAGACACATTGTAGCCGTGGACGATATATCGAAAATGAACTAtgaaatgataaaaaattcCCCAGGGAACGTAATAACCAACGCCAATCAGGATGAGATTGACATAAGTACCCTCAAGACGAGGTTATACAAGGATAACCTCTACACTATGAATGACCAGTTTCTACAAGCTGTCAATGACCAAATTGTAACACTAAATGCAGCagagcaagagcaagagcaagagaCTGAGGAAGTTGATTTGccagatgatgaaaaaatcgatATACTGTCCAAGATCCAAGAAAACCTACTCGACGAGTATCAAACTCTTTCACAAAAGGAACGAAAAtggtttgttttgaaagaattgcTATTGGATGCCAATGTAGAACTGGATTTGTTCAGTAATCGCGGAAGGAAGGCAAACCACCCAATCGCATTCGGAGCAGTGGCCATCCCAACCAATGTTAATGCTAATTCCCTGGCGTTCAATAGaacaaagagaagaaaaatcaataaaaatgGTTTATTGGAGaacattctttga
- the NRS1 gene encoding Nrs1p: MLDGKSSNSVENTFNNNWSSEVEKYEEQYDDVEYIAFSEPLDMDPAQGEDVIREDCWYFSMDVGQELEFERQNQEGHTTKAKKYNPFYVPSKVVREMVSKAGVEWQSIAKPN, encoded by the coding sequence ATGCTTGATGGTAAAAGTAGTAACTCTGTTGAAAACactttcaataataatTGGAGTAGCGAAGTGGAAAAATACGAAGAGCAGTATGATGATGTAGAGTACATCGCATTCTCTGAGCCCCTGGATATGGATCCGGCGCAAGGTGAAGACGTAATTAGGGAGGATTGCTGGTATTTTAGTATGGATGTAGGCCAAGAGCTTGAGTTCGAAAGACAAAATCAGGAGGGCCACACAACAAAGGCGAAGAAATACAACCCCTTCTACGTACCATCGAAGGTAGTGCGGGAAATGGTCAGTAAAGCAGGTGTCGAATGGCAGAGTATAGCCAAGCCAAATTGA
- the FRE8 gene encoding putative ferric-chelate reductase — protein sequence MYSESVINWFEEHLPTFDVDVDKRFRALRVRKYSQICLLLSFIIICIIIPLLNCLLLTNKFFKICHHLKHHVFNRQSWVHKTHMYHNQSLQLCLACFIFTSIFIVQGVNRDLLEITKRMGRISVALMPPLLFLTLRPSPLPHTLYLALLPLHKWISRIVVLESVLHTWFYLYYMYINGALYVKMKKLPNIYGVAALGLFLLIAITSVRYARRLSYRVFYYVHYISTWLIVVLLHYHARPGISYYTSLNVAILVGQIIYRLYVSNTTVVTIVPISSSLSVLEFPLVDLPKRPILPGGHLRINVYHKSFLKRWLSHLIPFQHPFTIASIPSDSLVRLIIRNGHFPLRTNKKYYVTGAFEPELSFISKPSFPIDGSTRSSKNPFRNNSSALISSPLNFVIKAQRVFMCVGGSGISFGLPLLRILNFNGVNVRLLWVSRDYKDLEVLNHFKNNFEGMEIYISGTEGNEQDIEIDYIDYHDPHIDVADEGTNTPSRVQGYGLRDDSMLSDGTAPYAEPNENSALLSKKSTLRTHQSTKTNDIPDSNADDEIDFTYAFGRSKSKKNITRGTLTTHSSLNGSNVFRQPKTIEPPVQEQQGDSPSATPPKKIRIPAGVKVFFGRPTLGDKDYEWCLQTECDAETDSIQCCRWANQGRDHAEYLSQVWVLAAGPRGLIESTRRWXVDGGLHFHGESFAL from the coding sequence ATGTATTCAGAATCCGTTATTAACTGGTTTGAAGAGCACCTTCCTACatttgatgttgatgtAGACAAACGTTTTCGAGCTTTGAGGGTACGCAAGTACTCCCAGATATGTCTTTTACtttctttcattataaTATGCATTATAATACCCTTATTGAATTGTTTGTTATTGACGaacaaattcttcaagatATGTCATCATTTAAAGCATCACGTTTTCAATAGGCAGTCGTGGGTGCACAAGACGCATATGTATCACAATCAATCATTACAGTTGTGTTTGGcatgttttatttttacttcaatttttattgttcaaGGCGTTAACAGGGATCTCTTGGAAATCACTAAGCGTATGGGGAGGATCTCCGTTGCTTTGATGCCGCCTTTATTATTTCTAACTTTGAGACCATCCCCATTGCCTCACACGTTATATTTAGCATTATTACCTCTGCATAAATGGATTTCCAGAATTGTCGTACTCGAATCTGTTTTACACACATGGTTTTACCTTTATTACATGTACATTAATGGCGCGTTATACGTcaagatgaaaaagttACCTAATATTTATGGGGTTGCTGCCCTGGGTCTTTTCTTACTCATTGCTATTACCTCCGTAAGATATGCCAGAAGATTAAGTTACAGAGTCTTTTACTATGTCCACTACATAAGTACATGGCTCATTGTCGTTTTGCTGCATTACCATGCCCGCCCCGGTATCTCGTATTACACCTCTTTGAATGTGGCCATCTTGGTGGGACAAATTATTTATAGGCTCTACGTTTCAAATACCACAGTAGTAACAATCGTGCccatatcttcatcattatctGTTCTGGAGTTCCCATTAGTTGATTTGCCCAAGCGTCCCATCCTACCAGGTGGCCATCTAAGAATCAACGTATATCAtaaaagttttttgaagagaTGGCTTTCTCATTTAATACCCTTCCAACATCCCTTTACCATAGCCAGTATACCAAGCGATAGCTTGGTAAGATTAATTATTAGAAATGGGCACTTCCCATTACGCACAAACAAGAAGTATTACGTAACAGGTGCTTTTGAACCAGAACTaagttttatttcaaaaccCAGTTTCCCTATTGACGGTAGTACAAGGTCATCGAAGAACCCATTCCGTAACAACTCCTCAGCACTAATTAGTTCGCCGCTGAACTTCGTCATCAAGGCACAAAGAGTGTTTATGTGTGTGGGAGGCTCGGGCATTTCCTTCGGTTTACCATTGCTTCgtattttgaattttaaCGGTGTAAATGTAAGACTACTTTGGGTTTCCAGAGATTATAAGGATCTAGAAGTACTAAaccatttcaaaaacaatttcGAAGGTAtggaaatatatattagtgGTACTGAAGGTAACGAACAGGATATTGAGATCGATTATATTGATTACCATGACCCCCATATAGACGTCGCGGATGAAGGTACTAACACACCTTCGCGGGTACAGGGTTATGGGCTAAGAGACGATTCTATGTTATCAGACGGGACTGCGCCGTATGCTGAACCCAACGAGAATTCTGCTCTGTTGAGTAAGAAATCCACTTTGAGAACTCACCAGTCTACCAAGACAAACGACATACCTGACAGTAATGCAGACGATGAAATAGACTTTACTTATGCTTTTGGTAGATCTaagtcaaagaaaaacatcaCCCGTGGGACCTTAACCACACATTCCTCGCTCAATGGGTCGAATGTTTTCAGACAACCGAAGACCATTGAGCCACCTGTACAAGAACAACAGGGCGATTCGCCATCAGCAACACCACcgaaaaaaatcagaatACCAGCAGGGGTCAAAGTCTTCTTTGGTAGGCCTACACTCGGCGATAAAGACTATGAGTGGTGCCTGCAAACAGAATGTGACGCGGAGACAGATTCTATTCAATGCTGCAGGTGGGCAAACCAAGGCAGAGATCACGCCGAATACCTATCGCAAGTGTGGGTGCTTGCTGCCGGCCCAAGAGGTTTAATAGAAAGCACAAGAAGATGGKCAGTAGACGGTGGACTGCACTTCCACGGAGAAAGCTTCGCATTATGA
- the EMA19 gene encoding Ema19p has translation MKFGRREQQFYLWYFIVHIPITVFIDSSVVIPPKWQLGFAQKVVNNHIAKQHDFLLSEKPNWLYWFVLLELVLQLPLFGYFVDKLWNLNKLQVNTDNKLLTWLRIYGWNASLTTLVCIIVIFQRGYIPYDVLRTALTTTQKCQLASVYLPTFLIPLRLCLL, from the coding sequence ATGAAATTTGGACGTCGTGAGCAACAGTTTTACCTGTGGTACTTCATCGTGCACATTCCGATCACGGTTTTCATCGATTCATCGGTGGTCATCCCCCCAAAATGGCAATTGGGGTTTGCGCAAAAGGTCGTCAACAATCACATTGCAAAGCAACACGATTTTTTGCTGTCAGAGAAGCCAAACTGGCTATACTggtttgttcttcttgaactGGTTTTGCAACTGCCCCTTTTCGGCTATTTCGTTGACAAACTCTGGAACTTGAACAAATTACAAGTCAATACGGACAACAAGCTACTAACCTGGCTGCGGATCTATGGTTGGAACGCCTCGCTAACTACGCTAGTGTGTatcatcgtcatcttccAGCGTGGTTACATCCCTTACGATGTGCTAAGAACAGCTCTGACCACGACCCAGAAGTGCCAACTGGCCTCCGTATACTTACCCACGTTTCTCATTCCGCTGCGCCTGTGTCTTTTATAG
- the RPS0B gene encoding 40S ribosomal protein uS2 gives MSLPATFDLTPEDAQLLLASNAHLGARNVQVHQEPYVFNARPDGVHVINVGKTWEKLVLAARIIAAIPNPEDVVAISSRTYGQRAVLKFAAHTGATPIAGRFTPGSFTNYITRSFKEPRLVIVTDPRLDAQAIKEASYVNIPVIALTDLDSPSEFVDVAIPCNNRGKHSIGLIWYLLAREVLRLRGALVDRTQPWSIMPDLYFYRNPEEVEQVAEEAAAEEGEEEEAKEEVTEGQAEATEWAEENADNVEW, from the exons ATGTCTTTACCAGCTACTTTTGATTTGACCCCAGAAGATGCCCAACTTTTGTTGGCCTCTAACGCCCACTTAGGTGCTAGAAACGTTCAA gTCCACCAAGAACCATACGTTTTCAATGCTAGACCAGACGGTGTTCACGTTATCAACGTTGGTAAGACCTGGGAAAAGTTGGTTTTGGCTGCTAGAATTATTGCTGCCATTCCAAACCCAGAAGATGTTGTTGCCATCTCTTCCAGAACTTACGGTCAAAGAGCTGTCTTGAAGTTTGCTGCTCACACTGGTGCTACTCCAATTGCCGGTAGATTCACCCCAGGTTCTTTCACCAATTACATCACCCGTTCTTTCAAGGAACCAAGATTAGTTATTGTCACTGACCCAAGATTAGACGCTCAAGCCATCAAGGAAGCTTCTTACGTTAACATCCCAGTCATTGCTTTGACTGATTTGGACTCCCCATCTGAATTCGTTGATGTCGCTATCCCATGTAACAACAGAGGTAAGCACTCCATCGGTTTAATCTGGTACTTGTTGGCCAGAGAAGTCTTGAGACTAAGAGGTGCTTTGGTCGACAGAACTCAACCATGGTCTATCATGCCAGATTTATACTTCTACAGAAACCCAGAAGAGGTTGAACAAGTTGCTGAAGAAGCTGCTGCtgaagaaggtgaagaagaagaagctaaGGAAGAAGTCACTGAAGGTCAAGCTGAAGCTACTGAATGGgctgaagaaaatgcaGACAACGTTGAATGGtaa
- the MLO50 gene encoding Mlo50p, with protein sequence MQGYVPPSQRLFHARHRITRDDLKDEPLHMGSTDWTTILDTAVDKDSSLISYAVPIIDNFAIPRANSLESPAASTRNNRSTVYSSSSSSVSSVFSDGLFTPNPNKNSSGSSSLVIRPQKNLSVDSLIQENKRKINDEKASLSLIANNNNETLSTHPDLSIQNLIRSQTKRNILNLKFQNRNLFRRELKLEKFWDNLRNYHTSGVDGDLLLVIRKHNLYWFGIPNDFRLPIYKRCLYHHIEQDDATSFSQHRKNPLYLAIRNCCNNEEQETLSRAIFINLIKNVTWLNSRFSDDKDRRDVYTIIESKFYQNFPNLYYHLKDKLQLNVITDFIKPVIRNFIINALNKHKLDGIGLELLDILIVTTYYGRDEINVFLMDTFILHLLKQCHFKFFVDNISEVIMQISKIDCDLVILLEDLRSRIDLV encoded by the coding sequence ATGCAAGGGTACGTACCTCCCAGCCAGCGGCTATTCCACGCCAGACACAGAATAACTAGagatgatttgaaagatgaGCCCCTGCACATGGGGTCCACCGATTGGACGACGATCCTCGACACCGCGGTAGATAAGGACTCGAGCCTCATTAGCTACGCAGTCCCCATAATAGATAATTTTGCCATTCCTCGAGCCAATTCGCTGGAGAGCCCCGCAGCGTCCACACGAAACAATAGATCGACCGTGTactcttcttcgtcttcctCCGTTTCTTCTGTCTTCTCAGATGGTCTATTTACACCGAATCCCAATAAGAACTCATCAGGATCATCCTCTTTGGTGATCAGACcgcaaaaaaatttgagtGTAGATTCATTGATCCAGGAAAACAAGAGGAAAATCAACGACGAGAAAGCATCGCTGTCACTGATCgccaataataataacgaAACCTTATCCACTCATCCCGACCTATCCATACAAAATCTGATCAGGTCacagacaaaaagaaatatcttGAACCTgaagtttcaaaatagAAACTTATTCAGAAGAGAACTGAAGCTAGAAAAGTTTTGGGATAATTTGAGAAACTACCATACCTCTGGTGTCGATGGTGATCTGCTACTAGTAATTAGAAAGCACAACTTATATTGGTTTGGAATACCGAATGATTTCCGTCTTCCCATATACAAGAGATGTTTATACCACCATATCGAACAAGATGATGCTACATCTTTCAGCCAGCACAGGAAAAATCCCTTGTACTTAGCAATAAGGAATTGTTGTAATAACGAAGAGCAAGAAACTTTATCCCGGGCAATCTTCATAAACCTGATAAAAAACGTCACTTGGTTGAACAGTCGTTTCAGTGATGATAAGGACCGTAGGGATGTTTACACTATTATCGAGAGCAAGTTTTACCAAAATTTCCCTAATCTGTACTACCACTTGAAAGATAAATTGCAATTGAATGTTATAACAGATTTTATCAAGCCTGTAATAAGAAATTTCATAATCAATGCACTGAACAAGCATAAGCTAGATGGTATTGGTTTGGAGCTATTGGATATTTTAATAGTGACCACTTACTACGGACGGGACGAAATCAACGTCTTTTTAATGGACACATTTATCTTACATCTATTAAAACAGTGTCACTTTAagttttttgttgataacATCTCTGAAGTGATCATGcagatttcaaagattgaTTGTGACCTGGTCATTCTGCTAGAAGATCTGAGGTCCCGAATTGATTTGGTTTGA
- the PDC1 gene encoding indolepyruvate decarboxylase 1: MSEITLGKYLFERLNQVNVNTVFGLPGDFNLSLLDKIYEVEGMRWAGNANELNAAYAADGYARIKGMSCIITTFGVGELSALNGIAGSYAEHVGVLHVVGVPSISAQAKQLLLHHTLGNGDFTVFHRMSANISETTAMITDIATAPAEIDRCIRTTYVTQRPVYLGLPANLVDLNVPAKLLETPIDMSLKPNDAESEKEVIDTILALVKDAKNPIILADACCSRHDVKAETKKLIDLTQFPSFVTPMGKGSIDEKHPRYGGVYVGTLSKPEVKKAVESADLILSVGALLSDFNTGSFSYSYKTKNIVEFHSDHMKIRNATFPGVQMKFVLQKLLTTVADAAKGYKPVAVPAPTPANAAVPASTPLKQEWMWNQLGEFLQEGDVVIAETGTSAFGINQVAFPNNTYGISQVLWGSIGFTTGATLGAAFAAEEIDPKKRVILFIGDGSLQLTVQEISTMIRWGLKPYLFVLNNDGYTIEKLIHGPKAQYNEIQNWDHLSLLPTFGAKDYETHRVATTGEWDKLTQDKSFNENSKIRMIEIMLPVFDAPQNLVEQAKLTAATNAKQ, translated from the coding sequence ATGTCTGAAATTACTTTGGGTAAATATTTGTTCGAAAGATTGAACCAAGTTAACGTTAACACCGTCTTCGGTTTACCAGGTGACTTCAACTTGTCCTTGTTGGACAAGATCTACGAAGTCGAAGGTATGAGATGGGCTGGTAACGCCAACGAATTGAACGCTGCTTACGCTGCTGACGGTTACGCTCGTATCAAGGGTATGTCCTGTATCATCACCACCTTCGGTGTCGGTGAATTGTCTGCCTTGAACGGTATTGCCGGTTCTTACGCTGAACACGTTGGTGTTTTGCACGTTGTTGGTGTCCCATCCATCTCTGCCCAAGCTAAGCAATTGTTGTTGCATCACACCTTGGGTAACGGTGACTTCACTGTCTTCCACAGAATGTCTGCCAACATTTCTGAAACCACTGCCATGATCACTGATATCGCTACTGCTCCAGCTGAAATTGACAGATGTATCAGAACTACCTACGTCACCCAAAGACCAGTCTACTTGGGTCTACCAGCTAACTTGGTCGACTTGAACGTCCCAGCTAAGTTGTTGGAAACTCCAATTGACATGTCTTTGAAGCCAAACGACGCTGAATCCGAAAAGGAAGTCATTGACACCATCTTGGCTTTGGTCAAGGACGCTAAGAACCCAATTATCTTAGCTGATGCTTGTTGTTCCAGACACGATGTCAAGGCcgaaaccaagaaattgatcGACTTGACTCAATTCCCATCTTTCGTCACCCCAATGGGTAAGGGTTCCATTGACGAAAAGCACCCAAGATACGGTGGTGTTTACGTCGGTACCTTGTCTAAGCCAGAAGTCAAGAAGGCTGTTGAATCCGCTGACTTGATTTTGTCTGTCGGTGCTTTGTTGTCTGATTTCAACACCGGTTCTTTCTCTTACTCttacaagaccaagaaCATTGTTGAATTCCACTCCGACCACATGAAGATCAGAAACGCTACCTTCCCAGGTGTCCAAATGAAATTCGTTTTGCAAAAGTTGTTGACCACTGTTGCTGACGCCGCCAAGGGTTACAAGCCTGTCGCTGTCCCAGCTCCAACTCCAGCTAACGCTGCTGTCCCAGCTTCTACTCCATTGAAACAAGAATGGATGTGGAACCAATTGGGTGAATTCTTGCAAGAAGGTGATGTTGTCATCGCTGAAACCGGTACCTCCGCTTTCGGTATCAACCAAGTTGCTTTCCCAAACAACACTTACGGTATTTCCCAAGTCTTATGGGGTTCCATTGGTTTCACCACTGGTGCTACCTTAGGTGCTGCTTTCGCTGCTGAAGAAATCGACCCAAAGAAGAGAGTTATCTTATTCATTGGTGACGGTTCTTTGCAATTGACTGTCCAAGAAATCTCCACCATGATCAGATGGGGTTTGAAGCCATACTTGTTCGTCTTGAACAACGATGGTTACACCATTGAAAAGTTGATTCACGGTCCAAAGGCTCAATACAACGAAATTCAAAACTGGGACCACTTATCCTTGTTGCCAACTTTCGGTGCTAAGGACTACGAAACCCACAGAGTTGCTACCACCGGTGAATGGGACAAGTTGACTCAAGACAAGTCTTTCAACGAAAACTCCAAGATCAGAATGATCGAAATCATGTTGCCTGTCTTCGATGCTCCACAAAACTTGGTTGAACAAGCCAAGTTGACTGCTGCTACCAACGCTAAGCAATAA